The following are encoded in a window of Cydia splendana chromosome 6, ilCydSple1.2, whole genome shotgun sequence genomic DNA:
- the LOC134791475 gene encoding deoxyhypusine hydroxylase, with translation MVNVSESAVESIGKVLNNASRPMKERFRALFTLRNIGGESAIECISQCFGDESVLLKHELAYCLGQMQDKRAIPILRSVLEDKNQDPIVRHEAGEALGAIGDPNLRELLENYQHDPAIEVAETCQIALQRLDWVANDTQKENLSKSLYASVDPAPPSTESDISKLSQTLMDETKPLFERYRAMFSLRNIGTTESIKALGEGFKASSALFRHEVAFVFGQMQDERSVPFLVKTLEDTNEHEMVRHEAAEAMGSIATEECTEVLKRYLSDPRPVVRESCEVALDMSEYENSPEFQYANTLLAVHA, from the exons ATGGTGAACGTTAGTGAATCCGCTGTTGAGAGTATCGGCAAGGTTCTCAACAATGCTTCGCGGCCCATGAAAGAGCGCTTTCGGGCGCTATTTACACTCAGAAATATTGGCGGCGAGTCGGCGATAGAGTGTATTAGCCAGTGCTTCGGGGATGAATCAGTGCTGTTAAAACACGAGCTAGCCTACTGTTTAGGCCAAATGCAGGATAAAAGGGCTATACCGATTCTAAGGAGCGTGTTGGAGGATAAAAATCAAGATCCCATAGTACGCCATGAGGCTG GTGAAGCTTTGGGTGCAATTGGTGATCCAAATCTCCGTGAGCTGCTTGAAAACTACCAACATGACCCAGCAATCGAAGTAGCGGAGACATGCCAAATAGCCCTGCAAAGACTGGACTGGGTCGCAAATGATACCCAGAAAGAGAACTTATCAAAGAGCTTGTATGCATCTGTGGACCCAGCGCCGCCCAGCACAGAGAGTGATATTTCCAAGTTAAGTCAGACACTGATGGATGAGACTAAACCTCTATTTGAGAGGTACAGGGCTATGTTTAGCCTTAGAAATATTGGGACTACAGAAAGTATAAAAGCTTTGGGTGAAG GTTTCAAAGCCAGCAGTGCCCTGTTCCGTCACGAGGTAGCTTTCGTTTTTGGCCAGATGCAGGATGAGCGAAGTGTGCCGTTCCTGGTCAAAACCCTGGAGGACACAAATGAACATGAGATGGTCCGCCATGAGGCTGCAGAGGCTATGGGATCCATTGCCACTGAAGAGTGCACTGAGGTTCTGAAAAG GTATTTAAGTGACCCTAGGCCCGTGGTCCGAGAGAGCTGTGAGGTGGCCCTGGACATGTCGGAGTACGAGAACAGCCCCGAGTTCCAATACGCCAACACGTTGCTCGCCGTCCACGCGTGA